The following proteins come from a genomic window of Nocardiopsis sp. YSL2:
- a CDS encoding ABC transporter ATP-binding protein yields MTEPIATSVPTVTPPPVVVARGLTKTYDTGASQVHALAGVDVEFHRGAFTAIMGPSGSGKSTLMHCLAGLDTATSGTVHLGRTQITGLRDSELTQLRRDRIGFIFQSFNLLPMLTAEQNILLPSQIAKRAVDRQRFDHIIDVVGLRDRLDHLPAKLSGGQQQRVAVARALLNAPEVVYADEPTGNLDSRSGSEVLSFLRDSARDLDQTIVMVTHDPVAASYADRVVFLRDGRLVDEVTDPTAELVSARLLKLEA; encoded by the coding sequence GTGACAGAGCCCATCGCCACGTCCGTCCCCACGGTCACCCCGCCACCGGTGGTGGTCGCGCGGGGGCTCACCAAGACCTACGACACCGGGGCCAGCCAGGTGCACGCCCTGGCCGGGGTGGACGTCGAGTTCCACCGCGGAGCGTTCACCGCGATCATGGGCCCCTCCGGTTCCGGCAAGTCCACCCTGATGCACTGCCTGGCCGGACTGGACACCGCCACCTCCGGCACCGTCCACCTGGGCCGCACCCAGATCACCGGGCTGCGCGACAGCGAACTGACCCAGCTGCGCCGCGACCGGATCGGCTTCATCTTCCAGTCGTTCAACCTGCTGCCGATGCTCACCGCGGAGCAGAACATCCTGCTGCCGTCGCAGATCGCCAAGCGCGCCGTGGACCGCCAGCGCTTCGACCACATCATCGACGTGGTCGGCCTGCGCGACCGCCTGGACCACCTTCCGGCCAAGCTCTCGGGCGGCCAGCAGCAGCGCGTGGCCGTGGCCCGGGCCCTGCTCAACGCCCCCGAGGTGGTCTACGCCGACGAGCCCACCGGCAACCTGGACTCGCGGTCCGGCTCGGAGGTGCTGTCGTTCCTGCGCGACTCCGCCCGGGACCTGGACCAGACCATCGTCATGGTCACCCACGACCCCGTCGCCGCCTCCTACGCCGACCGCGTGGTCTTCCTGCGCGACGGCCGCCTGGTCGACGAGGTCACCGACCCCACCGCCGAGCTCGTCTCCGCGCGCCTGCTGAAGCTGGAGGCCTGA